CGTTTTCAATCGATGAAGTTGCTAAATTCATTGAAACACACACAGGAATTAGATTAGGGATCGGTGCTGAAGCGATCTTAGAACTATTAGAAGGTGTTGATCTACAAAAAGAATATGACTTAATTAATGAAGAATTAAATTCATATTCAAAAGATTTAAAAGCTAATAAAGAAGATCAAAAAGTTAAAAGAGCACTACGTCGTTTAGAAACGATTAAGTGATTAAAAGAATCTGGAATCAAAGCATCTAATATGATCTTAAAAGTGATTCCAGTTACCCCACCTGACACTAGACCGATCATCCAATTAGATGGGGCGCGCTTTACTACTAGTGATATTAATAACTTCTATCGCCGAATCATTATTCGTAATGAACGGTTAAAGAAGATTATTGAACTACGTGCACCTTCTGTTATTCTTAATAATGAAAAAAGAATGCTTCAAGAAGTGGTTGATGCATTATTTGATAATGCTTCAAGAAAAAAACCGATTACTGCAAAAGACAAACGTCCACTTAAATCATTAACTGATCGCTTAAAAGGTAAACAAGGTTTATTCAGACAAAACCTATTAGGTAAACGGGTAGACTATTCTGGTCGTTCAGTAATTGTGATCGGTCCTGAACTTAAGATGTATGAAGTAGGAATTCCTGCTCCTATGATCTTAAAGTTGTTCAAACCATTCATTATTCGCGAACTAATTATGCGCTTTAATGAAGATGGTCAAGAGATCAAACCGATCGCACCAAACATTAAGATTGCTGAACAGATGATCGCCCAAAAATCTGAACGAATTTGGGATATCGTTGATAAGGTAATTAAAGAAAGACCAGTATTACTTAATCGGGCGCCAACATTACACCGATTAGGGATCCAAGCTTTTGAACCTAAGATTGTTGATGGGAAAGCAATCCGCTTACACCCATTAGTAACAACTGCTTTTAACGCTGACTTTGACGGTGACCAGATGGCTGTTCACGTGCCAATTTCTAAAGAAGCAGTTGCTGAAGCTAGAGCAATTATGTTAGCTTCTTGACATATCTTAGGGCCAAAAGATGGTAAGCCAGTAGCTACTCCAACCCAAGATATGGTATTAGGTAACTACTACTTAACCACTGAAAAACGTAATGAAAAAGGTGAAGGGTTAATCTTCTCAGACTTTGATCAAGTAATCTTAGCTTATGAAGCTAAACAAGTATCAATTCACGCTTTAATTGGGTTATCAACCAAATGTTTAACAAAAAAACCATTTGCTAAACAAGGGATCGTAATTACAACTGTTGGTAAAGCGATCATGAACTCAATTATGCCTGAAGAGATGGCTTATCTAAACGATGGTGATAATTTATTAGAACTTGATGAATCTAATATCGTTTTTGCTGGTGAAGATTTCAAGCAAAAACTAGCTAAACGCCCACTTTACAAACCATTCGGCAAAAAAACATTATCTAAGATTATTGAGATTCTTTATAAGAATTTCCCACTTCAAAAAGTGCCACAAGTTCTTGATAAGATCAAAGAATTTGGTTTCAAATACTCAACACTATCATCAACAACAATCTCAGTCTTTGATATCCCAAGATATGATAACAAGCAAGAATACATTACTAAAGCTAATGAGATGATTGCTAAGCTAAAACACATGTATCAAAAAGGATTACTAACTGATGATGAACGTTATACGAAAGTAATTCGTTTATGAGCTGATGTTAAAGATAATGTATCTAGAGATATTAAAGAGATCATTACCCGTCCTGAGTATAAAGAAAACTCAATCGTGGTGATTGCTGACTCTGGTGCTAGAGGTAATATCTCAAACTTCACTCAGTTATTTGGGATGAGAGGATTGATGTCTAAGTCATATAACTATGACCAAAAGATCAAATCACAAGTAATCCGTGATACGATTGAAGTTCCAATTAAACACTCGTTTATTGAAGGATTAACGATTAATGAATACTTCAACTCTTCTTATGGGGCACGTAAGGGGATGACTGATATTGCGATGAAGACATCAAAATCTGGTTATATGACTAGAAAATTAGTTGATGCAGCGCAAGAAGTGATCATTAATGATTCTGACTGTAACACCAATAAGGGAATCGTGGTATCAGTGGTATCAACGATTACCAACTCTTTAGATGGCGGGGTCGTTGAAACTTTAAGTGAAAGAATCGTTACTAGATATACGATCGACCCAATTTATGATGAAAAAACTAAAGAACTATTAGTTGATGCTGATACACTAATTACTAGTGAGTTAGCTGAAAAGATTGCTAAAGCAAACGTAACTAAAGCACTAATTCGTTCACCGATTTACTGCCAATCAACTAAAGGGTTATGTCAGAAGTGTTTTGGTAATGACTTAACTACAAACGACCTTGTTCAGATTGGAACTGCGATCGGGGTGATTGCTGCACAATCAATCGGTGAACCAGGAACTCAGTTAACAATGAGAACGTTCCACACTGGTGGTACGGCAAATGAAGGTAATATTACTCAAGGGTTTGAACGACTAAAACAGATCTTTGATGTAGTCTCACCAAAAGAATGAGAATTAGCTACGATTGCTGAAAATGAAGGGGTTGTTGAATCGATCACTTCAGATGCAACTGCTAGAATCATTCGCATTAAAACCAGATTAGAAGCTGAAGAATACCGTGTTCCGTTTGATGCTGTAATCTCAGTTAACCCTAAAGATGTTGTGTACCCAGGTTCTAAACTAACTGAAGGTTCGATCGACATCAAGCACTTATTACGGGTTGCTGGGATTGAAACAGTAAGACAGTACTTCTTAGAAGAAGTGCAAAAAGTTTATCGTTTACAAGGGATTGAAATTGCTGATAAGTACGTTGAAGTAACGATCAGACAATTAACAAACAAACTTCAAGTAATCGATGTTGGTGATTCTGATTATTTCGTGGGTCAAACTGTTGATATCAACAAGTTTAGAAAAGAAGTGACGAATATGTTAATCGCCAACAAACGCCCACCAGTAGCAATTAACCAAGTATTTGGGTTAGATGAAGCTCCAGCTAAGACTGGTTCATTCCTATCAGCAGCTTCATTCCAAGACACCAAAAAGATCCTTACTGATGCTGCTGTAAAAAATCAGATTGACTACTTAGTTGGTCTGAAAGAAAACGTGATCTTAGGTAACTTAATTCCAGCTGGTACTGGATTTATGAGTTCTGAAGAGATCATTAAAGCTGGTGAAGAAGCTTTAGAAAAAGAATATTAAAATCAAGTTTAATCCATAAATATTCCTATATTTATGGTTTTTCTTTTATTACCTACAGATAAAATGTCTAGTGTATAATAAAAGCTATTAATAATTTGATGAACTTTTATTAATGAAGAAAAAAACAAAGTTACTCGTTACTTTTGGTCTTAGTTTATCATTAATCGGAACTGTTGCAGCTGGTACGGGGATCACCCTTTATAAGAAACAGCAAGAAGCAGAAAAAGAATTAATTCGGAGACAAAGTGACATTCATAAAGCATCAGGTTCTCAACCAGGTGAACCGATTGGTCAAGGTATTCTTGACGATGAGATAGCTCACCAAGCTAAGTACAAAGCCCAAGAAAGTAATGATTCTGGATTAGCTTTAATTAATAAACCTAATCTACAGAATAATCCCAATCTTTTTGTTGCCAGTCATTCGATCCAACGACAATTAGATGCTTTAGCAGCTAGAAAAGTTAATGATTCAAACAACAAGATTATTGAATCAGATATCTCTAGTTATCTAATTAGTTTATATGATCGCAACAACAAGATGTTTAGCTTCATAAAAGAACGACTAAACATAAGATCATATAATAGTGCTGATTTCTTATCTTTATCAATTGATACAGCTTATTTAATTAAGAATGAAGCAGAACAACCTAAAGATCTTTGGATTAATAATCGAAAACTATCGATTAATTCTAAAACAACTTTAGAACTATCAATCTATACTGATCGCAATCCAGCGTTCTTTAAAAAAGCCAAGGCTTTCTTAACAAACGATCATAAATTAAATTGATCAGTTGATAAGATCTATTTCAACTTAAAATCGCTTGATGGTGCTTATAGTCAAAGTTGATCGTTAGATAACTTTGTTTTTAACCAAACTGATTCTGCACTTAATGCTAAGATTAGTCATGTGAAGAATGGTTATTCAGAATATGATGCGATTAATAACTTTGTTGGGACGAACAAACTATTAAATAATCGTCTTGATCAAACTGTTTTAAAAGATTCGTTACGCCGTAATTTTGAAGATAAATTTAATTTAGCTAAAAAGTACGCAGGTTACATTTACCAATTTAGTAAGTGGGTGATTAATCACCGCACACAAGCATTTAATTTAACAAACTTCATCCAAGATAATGCGCAAACATTAACTGAGATTATCATCTATGGATTACAAGAAGGATTAAAAACTAATGATGTTAACCAATTAAAACCGTTAGTGCTTGATCTATTAACTTCTTATTCAGCTAATAAACAATCAAAAACACTTTACCGGATTATTATTGAATATAAAGATCAGATCATTAAGTTCTTAACCCAAAATAATCTAGTTAATATTAGTGCTTACCAAAATCTGATTGATAACTTCTTTAATTCGATCGATCAAAAAGATCCAATTAAAGCTGAAACTGAATTTAGGGATAAGATCGTTGAATTCGTTCCAACGATCAAAGAACTAGTTAAAGAAGATAGTTCCTTCTATCCTTATATCGAATTACTAGTTAAGATCTTATCAACACCAAAACCTTATTTCATTGATTCGATCATTAAAGATCCAACCGTGTTTCAAGCGATCTTAGATTTTGCTTATGATCGTTTAGTAAGTGCATTTGATCAACCACTTAAAGATCTACTGATCAATAGTAAGAATGCGATCTACGCATTATTGATGGATAATAATAAACGTTCTTTTAATGAACTATTAATCCGGTTTTTTATTGATGATTTCAGATCAATTTTTGGGTTATTAAAAACATTTAATATCACCTTTGATTTTAGTAACCCAACAACGAAGTTCTTTTTTGATACTTTCATCTTAAACAATAATTTAGTTAAAGGGCTTATTGGACTTGAAAGTATCGTGAGTGTTGTTAGTGATCTACTTGAACTAATTAGTCCCCAAAGTTTAGCTAAGATTACACTAACCCCATTAAAAACTAACCAAACAAATAATATTCAGTTAATCTCAACAGCAAATGAACTAAAAGTTGCCAACCTAGATTATGGTTATTTATTAAACCTAAATCACATTAGTATTAAGAACTCAACAGTTAAAAAAATACTAAACCTAATTCCACCATATTTAAATGTCCAAACGATCTTAAACCAATTTATTACTGATAAAGGGCTTAATAAAGCAGCTGATCAAGCTGTAGAAGAAGCTAAGAAGATTAGTGGTGCTGGGATCGCAATTTATGGAGTGAACAATTTTAAAAACGAAGTTCTTCGTAACTTAAGAACGTTCTTAGCTCAGATTGCTAATGTTAATGTCAAACAACTGATCACAGAGATGATCTATGGGAATCTAACCTTTGATGATAAGGATGATTTCATCAACTTAAATGGATCAATTAAGATCTCAATTAAAGGTAATAATATCCAAGTTTTGCCTTATTACACCCAAGTGAATCAGCAAACGATCTTTAATTACCAATTACTAGGGATCACTAAAGAGATCGATCTATCTAAATTGGTGAATAATTCAAAATTATTAACTGAAAATTATACCGATCCTAGACCACTAATTCCTTACCAAGATCTATCCAAAAAACTTTTTGCTATCACTAGATCATTTTATCAATCACTAAAAGGGACTTTAAACAACCAACCAATTCGGATCATTGATAATTTAGTATTAAAATTTGGTCAAAAGATCATCTTAGATCAAAACAATGAAAGAAACCGAGTGGTGAAAAACGCTTATGATCCTAACCTATTAATTGTTGATCTATCAACTAAAAAAGGATTAGAGATCACCAAAGAGGATGTCACTAAGAACTGGATCGTTTCAGATACGAATAACATTATTATCGATTCAAAGGTTTTAAACCAATTTAATAACTTAATTAAGCCAATCGGGATTGCTAATCGTTATCTAACTCAAGCGATCCGTCCATTTAGTACGGGTGAATTAAAAGGATCATTAGCAATCAACTTTGATCTAATGGTTATTTTTATTAAGATTAATATCCCAATTACGGTAAACCTATCAATGGAACAAAGGATCTTGGGATATGATCTATTAGTTCCATATAATGTGGCTAATGATGCTGATCCAAATAACGTTAAGTTTATCAACAAAGTTTCTAAGCACTGAGAAGACACGATCTTTAATTTTGGTACCTAGAACTTTGTAAGCATTATCGTTGTTTTATCAAATGAAACAAATTATAATTAGTTGATAAGGCATGATCAGATTTCTGATTGATCAAAAAGTTAGTGAATTATGAACCAAAACAAGAAGAATAACCTACCAAAAAAGCCGCTTGTTAAGAATAAGGGGATTGATTTAGACGATTTTTTATCTGAAGAAATTGCCGTTTTAGATAATTTTCACTTAACTAAACCTAAAAAACAACAACCGCTTTTATTAGAAAATAAACGCGCAAAAAAGGTTAGTCAACCCGTTGTTGTCAAACCAGGTGAGAAAAAAGTTAAAGCTAAAAAAGCTAAAGTCGTGATCACTGATCCCAGGATCTTGAAAAAACGAAGTCGTTTATTAGCGATCGGTTTTAGTTTAATCGGGTTTGGGATTACTGGTCCATTATTATCGTTTGCGATCTTAAACCAGATTGACAAACAAACAGATCAATCTGCTCCGATTACAAGACCTATTGATTCACCGACCGACACGTTGCAATCATCTTCACCTCAATTCACTCACGATAACAGCTTACCAGCTTTTTATAACTCATACCAACTTAACAAACAGAGTGAGATCAATGGGATTGATCTCAGTAACCAACGAACGCTTCACGATCTACCGATCGCATCGTTCATGATTCACAACAAGCTGGTAAGATTACTTAACCAGCAACTGCATTTTAACTATTCTTGGTTATATTCAGATATTGCTTATCTAATCAGAAAAACCTATGATGAGAATAAGCAAGCATTTATTCCTTTAAAAACGACTGATCTGCAGATTACTAAATCATCAGATAATAACCCATTACATGTTTATCTAACCGCAAATTTTGAGTTTAGAAACCAAACAGATTCACCGCAAACATTTGTCTTTAGGTATTTCAACCAACGGTATGAAAAACAAATTCAACCTAAAGGAATACTTAATCTTAAATTAAGTTCACTAAGTGCATCAAATGATATTGATCCCTTAAAAGATCCAGATTACATTGGAAGTATTGATCCAGTTGATCTAGCTCCTGGGTATGGATATATTAATGCCGTTGTTACTAAAGATCTTTATCATAATTACTACTTAAATTGAAATCTATCTAATCTTGAACTATCAATGAATGATAGTAATTATCGATTTAGTAATTTCATCTTTAATAATAATGTTCCATCAATGAACATCTTATTAAAAAAGACAATTCCAGGGAAAGATCCTTATCAAGCTGCTAATGATCTAGTGGGTGAGAATAAGTTATTAAACCGTGATCTGACACCAGAACAGATCTCAAGAAACTTAAAATTTTACTTTAGTAATGAGTTTCATTCGCAAATTGAATGGTTTAATCTGATCCGTGATGTCTTTAAGTGATTAATCGTTAACAATAACACGAATAAGAAACTATACCTAGTTTTATCAGATAATGCGGCGGTGTTTGCTAAACTATTTAGTTATAACTTTATCAAACTAAATATTAATTATGCTAATTCGAAGAATGCGATCTTAAAATTAATTACTGACGCTTTATCATCTAACCCCACGATTGTTAATGCTAAAAATGTTTATGAGGTGTTATATGATAATTTTGATGCGTTCAAATTAATCCTTAACACTTATTTCTTTGACGTTTCAGCTTATAGTAATCTGATCGATTCGTTAACCAAAGATGTGAATTCGGCATTTGATTTTTACCAAAGATTATATGAATTAATGCCAATCCTAAGACAGTTGATCTCTAATTTCCCAACTAAAATTAAGTATTTTGAGATCATTGAACGGATCTTAGGTTATCGTGATGATGCGGGTAATCTGATCCCGATCCCAAGATTTAATACGTATCTAATTAATACGATCTTTGAATCAAAACGATTATTAAATGATATTTATGATCAACTATTAAATATTAGTAATGTTGATTTTGATATGGCAACAGCTAATACTAATAATGGTAGTGAAAGCTGAAGTAGGTTTACGCGGTTATTTAACTTCTTGTTTATTCAAAATCGTTCAACATTAGTTAATCTCTTTACCCAATCAACGAACTATTTTGATGATCTGATTACGTTATTTATTTCAAATAACTTTAATTTCTTATTCCAATTATTAAAGTTATTTGGGATCAACGTTAATACTTTAGACCTGTTTTTTAAAACTGCTTTAGATCTAATCTTTCTTAAAAACCCTGAGATCTTATCACGTGATAATCTTAAAGCTAAGATTATCAACTTATTTAATTGGATCATTAAAAGTTTAGATCAGACTAATATTAATAAGATTAAGTTTGGTTTATATAAACCAGAGAACTTTGATAATTTAGTTCTCACCCAATCTCCAACGACACTAAAAGTTAAAAAACTAGATCTAGGATTTAAATTAGATATCAATGGGTTACAGATCCCTTATGGGGTTTTAAGTGCGCTATTTGAGTTCTTACCTAATATTAAGATCGTTGATTTCATTAAATATATCGTTGATGATAAACGTTATGAAGAACTAAAAGAAAAGGGTTATCAACAAGCAATCAACGAAGGTTATAGTAGTTTATTAAATGCGGGTGGAATCTTTTCATTCAAATGAGCTGGTGATCCAGCTAAGAACTTCTTCTCAAGTGTCTTTGATGATATCTGAAAAAACCGGATCCTAAAAGGGGTATCAGATAATAATCGGACGATCAAAGATCTTGCTAATGAGATCTTTAGTGGAACGAATAATAATGATCCTAACCGAGTGATTGCTACGATCAACGGTGCGGGGTATTTCAAATGATCAGGTGAAAATGTTGATATCTTACCGTTTTTCGAGATCTTACCTTCAAATATCAACCAAGCTCAGATTGTTTACCAACTATATAATGTCGATCAAGAAAAAGATTTTAGTCAGATTTACCAGAACCTAAAATTACATTTCCCTAGATATTCATACCGCCAACCAGGGATTCCGTTTAGTGATCTATCTAAGAAGATCTATCAATCGATCTCTGGGATGGTTGATCAGACGTTAAATTACTCACTTAACCGGAAGTATCTAACCAAAACTCGGATCATCTTACCAGGTGGGGATGGTAAGAAAAATCACCTGATCCTGCAAGAAAATAATCCGTATGAAAATGTCGCATTATTTACGTATAATGCCAACCAATCACTGATTAATCAGTACGATCGAATGAACGAACAAGATAAACGTAAACTACGTGAACAGATCTTAATGATCACTGATCGTAGGGCGCGTGTTAAAGGGATTGATCGAGATCCAAAAACAAGAGAAACATCTTTACTACCCCAATCATTAAGAATGTTGGATTCATTAATCCAAATTAAAGGAGTTAATCCAAGTTTAGTAATTCACACCAACTGATCGTTTAGTACGATCTCAGAACGAATCTCACTAAACTTAACAACTGAAGTTAAATTTGGTTTAATCTCTAAACAGGTTTCAATTAACCTGGCATATGAAACCTTTTTATCAGCGTTTAGCTATCAAGTCTTACTACCTTACCCAATTTTAGATCTTTCTAATCCAAATAATCCTGTCTTTAAACTAAAAGAAGAGATCAGTCACTTAGTCTTTAGTTTAGAGTTATTTGGTGCGGGTGAATAGATTTAAAATAAGATATAATAATATATATAATATTAATTATACATAATTATTAAATTATTGTAATAAAACACACAAATGACACCATATCAAAAAGAGATATTTGATTATGATGATGAAGGCTTTGTTGATTCAATTTTTCATGACGATGAAACTGATCGTTTTGATGAAGATCAACAAGATCATTTTGGTTTTGACTCAAGAACGAATCGGATCAAAAAGAACGTTAATTACGATCAACACGATCTGCAAACATTAGATGTTAGCCGTAATAAAAATCGTTTTTTTGACAAGCTAGTCCGATCAACAAAAACATACAACTTCATTGCGATCTGATTAAATTTAATCTTTTTAATCACCTTTGTTTTAGCGATCGTCTTTTTTTTATCTGAACAAATTTAGTTTTCAACAATCGGAATCAACTTATGTGTCAGTTAACTTATTTTTAACAATTGCTTTAGCAGCTGTTAGTTACTTTATCAGTGTGATTTTATATGGCTTTGTTAAGATGCACAATAAACAAATTAAATATTCGTTAACTGAAAAATCCTTAGATTATTATTCGATCTTCAAGAAACTATACGTATCTTATTTCTTATTAGGTTGGATCCCACTTCTTGGGGTAATTATTAGTGTTGGATCACATATTGCGTTGCAAAACTTAGATGATTCAGATGTTAGTGATAACAACTTATGATACCAAGAATCAATTAGTGATCTCTTAATTGATATGAACGGTTATGAGAATAGTTATCGCGAATTAGAATCTAAGAAGGTCTACTTAGATCAAGAGTTGCAACGGCTTAATTATGAAAAGCAAAAACTCAATGCTAAGAAGAATGAGTTAGCAGTTGTTTCATCAAACGCGTTACCTAATTTTAAAAATTCCAAGCAACTATTAAACTACGTTAGCAACTCAGGATTTTTATCAGCTTCATTAGTTGAACAAGTTAAATCAGCAATCACCCAATTAAGAGAAGAACGTCGGAAGTTAAGAAGAGAGAATCGAAAACTACGAGCATTATTATCTAAAGCTAATAATATTGACGAACAACCTTTATTATTAACTTCATCTAATAATTTATTTAATGATGGCGAACAAGAATCATTATTTAATTTAACCGATCAGCCAAGCCGTAAAAACGAAGGGCTAAATTTAGAAAATTTCAAAGATCGTATCGATTGAATTAGTGAGAATCTTAATAACGATCGTGCAATTGTTGAGATCGGTCAAATCAAAAAAGAAACGGCTCAAAATCTGAGATCAAGAGCTCCTAAGGTTGTTAAAAAGAACAATCAACCAACCTATAAGGTTAAGATGGTAAATAATAAAAAAGAAGCCAAAGTTGGAAGGAACCAAGAAGAAAGTGATCTAACCAAACAAAGTAATCTACTAAACTTTGTTAATGCGATGGATCTGAGTGAATCAACTTTAAGTTTGGATAACTTATTTAATATTGAAGCTGATGATGAAGAAGAAACAACTTCTAATAAAACACCTCTAACCGAACCAAAAATGATCAAAGTTAAATTATCAAAAACTAACAAAGCAACTACTAAAAACCCTAATGTTGTTAAAAAAGTAACAATTAGTTAATAATTGGCTTTTTTTAGGGGTGTAGTTCAATGGTAGAACTAGGGTCTCCAAAACCTTCGATGCGGGTTCGATTCCTGTCACCCCTGCCATTAACAAGTTAATACAATCTAAATCTTGACACTGCTTAGTGTCAAGATATTTTTGTTATAAGCGTCTTATTTAGGGGATTTTTTTTAATAGTTTGCGAGTGCTTTTTAGGTTAGTTGAAATGATAGAAGCGATTCTTATTAGTTGGAACTATCATGAGCCAAAATCTTAGTGGAACTAATAATTGGAAATTAAAAAGAATTTTGTAAGACCTAGATCTAAAATTACGATGCTTATTCATTGATATCTTTATACAGATGATGAAATATCCTTTACCAAAAAATTGATAAAGAGTATGAAACACGTACATTATTCTTAAAAGATAAATGCAAAACTTTTGGACCTACAAAAGAATTACGAAACAAAGATTTTAGCATGATTAAGGCTAAATAATTAATAAAAGACCTGTGATCATTTTTTAAAAACGCTGTTGATACAACAAACATAGTATTCATTTATTGCAAATAAGCAAGATTATTGCAGTAGCAATTGCTGAGCAAAAGCAACACTAAGCAGATGACTTAAAAAGCAATAAATTAAAACTCTAAGTGATCTTAGAGAAGAGAAAAATGTGAGAACTAAAGTTGTCACAGAATAAAGGATTAGCTAATAAAAAAAGATAAATAGAAAACCATAAGTGCAATAGATAACTCTGTTAATGGGTCTTAATTTTATTGCTATTTGGCTGTTAATCATTTAAAAAGACCGATTATTTTTATATAATTTTAATGCTGCAGTTGGTTGCTGTTTTATTTAAAGCAGAGGAAAGTCCATGCTCGCACAAGCTGTGATTGCTTGTAGTGTTTGTGTAAATAAATAAAAGATAAAATTTAGCAGATTAGAATTAGTCTGACGGCGGAAAAGTTGCTAAATTGCTAAAACAACATGCAAATTATTCCATAACGTGCCACAGAGACGAGTTGAGCTCGAAAGACTCAGTATGAAACGCGGTAAACCCCTCAAGCGAGAAACCTAAATTTGGTAAGGGAACTAATAAACAAG
The nucleotide sequence above comes from Mycoplasmoides gallisepticum. Encoded proteins:
- a CDS encoding P116 family lipid acquisition surface protein → MNQNKKNNLPKKPLVKNKGIDLDDFLSEEIAVLDNFHLTKPKKQQPLLLENKRAKKVSQPVVVKPGEKKVKAKKAKVVITDPRILKKRSRLLAIGFSLIGFGITGPLLSFAILNQIDKQTDQSAPITRPIDSPTDTLQSSSPQFTHDNSLPAFYNSYQLNKQSEINGIDLSNQRTLHDLPIASFMIHNKLVRLLNQQLHFNYSWLYSDIAYLIRKTYDENKQAFIPLKTTDLQITKSSDNNPLHVYLTANFEFRNQTDSPQTFVFRYFNQRYEKQIQPKGILNLKLSSLSASNDIDPLKDPDYIGSIDPVDLAPGYGYINAVVTKDLYHNYYLNWNLSNLELSMNDSNYRFSNFIFNNNVPSMNILLKKTIPGKDPYQAANDLVGENKLLNRDLTPEQISRNLKFYFSNEFHSQIEWFNLIRDVFKWLIVNNNTNKKLYLVLSDNAAVFAKLFSYNFIKLNINYANSKNAILKLITDALSSNPTIVNAKNVYEVLYDNFDAFKLILNTYFFDVSAYSNLIDSLTKDVNSAFDFYQRLYELMPILRQLISNFPTKIKYFEIIERILGYRDDAGNLIPIPRFNTYLINTIFESKRLLNDIYDQLLNISNVDFDMATANTNNGSESWSRFTRLFNFLFIQNRSTLVNLFTQSTNYFDDLITLFISNNFNFLFQLLKLFGINVNTLDLFFKTALDLIFLKNPEILSRDNLKAKIINLFNWIIKSLDQTNINKIKFGLYKPENFDNLVLTQSPTTLKVKKLDLGFKLDINGLQIPYGVLSALFEFLPNIKIVDFIKYIVDDKRYEELKEKGYQQAINEGYSSLLNAGGIFSFKWAGDPAKNFFSSVFDDIWKNRILKGVSDNNRTIKDLANEIFSGTNNNDPNRVIATINGAGYFKWSGENVDILPFFEILPSNINQAQIVYQLYNVDQEKDFSQIYQNLKLHFPRYSYRQPGIPFSDLSKKIYQSISGMVDQTLNYSLNRKYLTKTRIILPGGDGKKNHLILQENNPYENVALFTYNANQSLINQYDRMNEQDKRKLREQILMITDRRARVKGIDRDPKTRETSLLPQSLRMLDSLIQIKGVNPSLVIHTNWSFSTISERISLNLTTEVKFGLISKQVSINLAYETFLSAFSYQVLLPYPILDLSNPNNPVFKLKEEISHLVFSLELFGAGE